In the genome of Erinaceus europaeus chromosome 8, mEriEur2.1, whole genome shotgun sequence, one region contains:
- the MRPS33 gene encoding small ribosomal subunit protein mS33, whose translation MSSLSEYALRMSRLSARLFGEVSRPTDSKSIRVVKLFSEQPLAKRKETYDWYPNHNTYFALMGTLRLLGLYRDEHQDFRDEQRRLKKLRGKGKPRKGEGKRATKRK comes from the exons ATGTCTTCGCTTTCAGAATATGCTTTGCGCATGAGTCGCCTGAGTGCCCGGCTGTTTGGGGAAGTCAGCAGGCCTACTGATTCCAAGTCcatcagagtggtgaagctgttcaGTGAGCAGCCTTTGGCCAAGCGGAAGGAGACGTACGACTGGTATCCAAATCACAACACTTACTTTGCACTCATGGGGACACTGCGGCTTTTAGGGCTCTACAG AGATGAGCATCAGGACTTTAGGGATGAGCAGAGGCGCCTGAAGAAGCTTCGTGGAAAGGGAAAGccgaggaaaggggaggggaaaagagcaacaaaaagaaaataa